The following coding sequences lie in one Treponema sp. OMZ 790 genomic window:
- the amrA gene encoding AmmeMemoRadiSam system protein A, whose protein sequence is MSKKELCSKDTNLKAAYIAPHPPIIIPEIGRGEEKKIASTSKALKKIAEEVKKIEPETIIIITPHAKMHRGAVTINTAPMIEGSMAQFGCPDLHFSANNNSDIVKGIIKKCKKIGFPYAAVDMSLDHGSFVPLYFIASEFLNFSLVHINYGIMLSAMLEEFGSILSEIIEEKKCKSVFVASGDLSHRLLSTGPYGFAPEGPKFDKEFVRIIEKGCLSEFAEMSPVLAERAGECGLNSFLILSGLLSCYEYSQELLSYEGPFGVGYGVARFKVESIRQEEDDEESEEVFNGKKKFILPDSQTKDPYIKLARKSITYYLKHKEFLKHKSIRGIPADRAGVFVCLKKKGTLRGCIGTIMPTKRTIKEEIIKNAVSAALNDPRFPPVDLSEMNDIICSVDILSEPEEIKSVSDLDVKRFGVIVSSGSRTGLLLPNLEGIDSVGMQLAIALQKGGISPEEPYTMYRFEVIRHE, encoded by the coding sequence ATGAGTAAAAAAGAACTTTGTTCAAAAGATACTAATTTAAAGGCTGCATATATTGCCCCTCATCCTCCAATTATAATTCCCGAAATAGGAAGGGGAGAAGAAAAGAAAATAGCTTCCACCTCCAAGGCTTTAAAGAAGATTGCTGAAGAGGTAAAAAAAATAGAGCCTGAAACAATTATCATAATAACCCCTCATGCAAAAATGCACCGAGGCGCTGTTACAATAAATACGGCTCCTATGATAGAAGGAAGCATGGCTCAATTCGGATGTCCGGATTTACATTTTTCTGCAAATAATAATTCCGACATAGTCAAAGGTATAATCAAAAAATGTAAAAAAATCGGTTTCCCATATGCGGCTGTAGATATGAGCCTCGATCACGGCTCCTTTGTTCCTTTATATTTTATAGCTTCAGAATTTTTAAATTTTTCTCTTGTTCATATAAATTACGGAATTATGCTGAGTGCAATGCTCGAAGAATTCGGTTCAATTCTTTCCGAAATTATAGAGGAAAAAAAATGCAAATCTGTTTTTGTTGCAAGCGGAGATCTTTCTCACCGGCTTCTTTCTACAGGGCCTTACGGTTTTGCTCCTGAAGGACCTAAATTCGATAAGGAGTTTGTAAGAATTATAGAAAAGGGCTGTCTTTCCGAATTTGCCGAAATGTCCCCTGTCTTGGCTGAAAGAGCCGGAGAGTGCGGCTTAAATTCTTTCTTGATATTGTCAGGCCTTTTATCCTGCTATGAATATTCTCAAGAGCTGCTTTCTTATGAGGGGCCCTTCGGTGTCGGATATGGTGTAGCCCGGTTTAAGGTTGAATCTATAAGGCAGGAAGAAGATGATGAAGAATCTGAAGAAGTTTTTAACGGAAAAAAGAAATTTATCTTGCCTGATTCTCAAACTAAGGACCCATATATAAAGCTTGCAAGGAAGAGTATTACCTACTATTTAAAGCACAAGGAATTTTTAAAACATAAAAGCATAAGAGGTATTCCTGCAGACAGGGCCGGTGTTTTTGTATGTTTGAAAAAAAAAGGAACGCTTCGCGGATGTATAGGAACAATTATGCCTACCAAAAGGACTATAAAGGAAGAGATAATTAAAAATGCCGTATCAGCCGCCTTAAATGATCCGCGTTTTCCGCCTGTCGATTTATCCGAAATGAACGATATTATCTGCTCTGTGGATATTCTTTCAGAACCGGAAGAAATAAAATCCGTTTCGGATTTGGATGTAAAGCGTTTCGGCGTGATAGTTTCATCAGGTTCCCGCACCGGGCTTCTTTTACCAAACCTTGAAGGCATCGATTCCGTGGGTATGCAGCTTGCCATTGCTCTTCAAAAGGGCGGTATAAGTCCCGAAGAACCTTATACTATGTACCGCTTTGAAGTTATAAGACATGAGTAA
- a CDS encoding NADP-dependent malic enzyme produces MKSINKELNSITELFPSDFTDDEKALAKTHFLKKLSILTHTFYGGKLQTVPKCGLYGFNWFNVWYTPGVSAVSTSIRDDNEKSFALSNKGNLVAVVSDSTRVLGDGDCTPPGGLGVMEGKCMLMKYLGGVDAYPLCIDSIVRVDEEEKRGVKVGKHDPDKIIDFVRMLEPSVGAVNLEDIQQPDCFKVLDTLREVCEIPVWHDDAQGTACITLAGLLNAIKLAGKKMEDCKIVLLGAGASNTTIARLILADGGKPENMIICDSRGGLHSGRKDIEEDKRYYRKWELCLKTNPKKIETFDEAMKGADVLIALSTPGPNTVTKEQVASMNEKAIVFTCANPIPEIWPHEAKAAGAYIVGTGRGDFPNQINNSVCFPGILKGALLVRAKKISDGMAIRCSHSIADYSEKKGINPDNIVVTMQDEDVFAVEAADVAMQAIKEGLARVTMTWEEAYERAKKDIEESRSLTKMLMEKNFIKEPPQEFYEKALEYAVEQIKKNRK; encoded by the coding sequence ATGAAAAGCATTAATAAGGAGTTGAACTCCATTACTGAATTATTCCCGTCCGATTTTACGGATGATGAAAAGGCTCTCGCTAAGACGCATTTTTTAAAAAAGCTGTCAATTTTGACCCATACTTTTTACGGCGGAAAGCTCCAGACTGTCCCCAAATGCGGTTTATACGGGTTTAACTGGTTTAATGTTTGGTACACACCGGGCGTTTCTGCTGTTTCTACCTCGATCCGCGATGACAATGAAAAGTCCTTTGCTCTTTCCAACAAAGGTAACTTGGTTGCTGTTGTAAGCGACTCTACAAGAGTTTTAGGCGACGGCGACTGCACCCCTCCCGGAGGCTTGGGAGTTATGGAAGGCAAGTGCATGCTGATGAAATATTTAGGCGGCGTTGACGCTTATCCTCTGTGTATCGATTCTATTGTAAGAGTTGACGAAGAAGAAAAACGGGGCGTAAAGGTGGGAAAGCATGATCCCGACAAGATTATCGATTTTGTCAGAATGCTTGAACCTTCAGTAGGTGCCGTAAACCTCGAAGATATTCAGCAGCCCGATTGCTTTAAGGTTTTAGATACCTTGAGAGAGGTCTGCGAAATCCCCGTCTGGCACGATGATGCTCAGGGAACCGCCTGTATAACCCTCGCAGGTCTTTTGAACGCCATAAAACTTGCCGGTAAAAAAATGGAAGACTGTAAGATTGTTCTTTTGGGAGCAGGGGCATCAAACACGACAATCGCCCGTCTTATCTTGGCTGACGGCGGAAAGCCTGAAAACATGATAATCTGCGATTCAAGGGGCGGTTTACATTCCGGCCGCAAAGACATAGAAGAAGATAAACGCTACTACCGAAAGTGGGAACTCTGTTTAAAGACCAACCCCAAAAAGATAGAAACCTTTGATGAGGCTATGAAGGGTGCTGACGTTTTAATAGCTCTTTCTACTCCCGGTCCCAACACTGTAACAAAGGAGCAGGTCGCTTCGATGAACGAAAAGGCCATCGTTTTCACTTGTGCAAACCCCATCCCCGAAATCTGGCCGCATGAAGCCAAGGCCGCAGGTGCCTATATCGTAGGAACAGGCCGCGGAGACTTCCCGAACCAGATAAACAACTCGGTTTGTTTCCCCGGTATCTTAAAGGGAGCTCTTTTGGTAAGAGCCAAAAAGATTTCCGACGGAATGGCAATCCGCTGTTCTCACTCGATCGCAGACTACTCTGAAAAGAAGGGAATCAATCCCGACAATATCGTAGTTACAATGCAGGATGAGGATGTCTTCGCTGTTGAAGCTGCCGACGTTGCAATGCAGGCTATCAAAGAAGGCTTGGCCCGCGTAACCATGACATGGGAAGAAGCTTACGAGCGAGCAAAAAAAGATATCGAAGAAAGCCGCTCCTTGACCAAGATGTTGATGGAAAAGAACTTCATCAAAGAACCTCCTCAGGAGTTCTACGAAAAAGCCTTAGAATATGCCGTTGAGCAGATTAAAAAGAACAGAAAATAA
- a CDS encoding shikimate kinase → MIIFLIGMSRAGKTETGKILAKKLKASFIDTDSFMEDLYDKTIRELYKAHGEKKFRVKELECFNKIIENFSSCSNEKNAVLSGNENAVICDEKNAVVSTGGGYAENEILIKKLKDFPRIILIDTEPAEIFYRIKAAEHKEGFYPAFLGENIKDEKDAEDRFFAVYERRIKIYRELASFSINPKNLSPEKTAETIISFL, encoded by the coding sequence ATGATTATATTTTTAATCGGAATGAGCCGGGCAGGAAAAACCGAAACAGGAAAGATTTTAGCAAAAAAATTAAAAGCCTCCTTTATAGACACCGATTCTTTTATGGAAGATCTTTACGATAAAACTATAAGAGAACTTTATAAAGCTCATGGAGAAAAAAAATTCCGAGTAAAAGAATTGGAATGCTTTAACAAAATAATCGAAAACTTTTCGTCCTGCTCCAATGAGAAAAACGCCGTTCTCTCTGGTAACGAAAACGCCGTTATCTGTGATGAGAAAAACGCTGTTGTCAGCACGGGAGGAGGTTATGCCGAAAACGAAATTCTTATTAAAAAACTAAAAGATTTTCCCCGAATAATTTTAATCGACACCGAGCCTGCCGAAATTTTTTATAGAATAAAAGCGGCTGAACACAAAGAAGGTTTTTATCCTGCCTTTTTGGGAGAAAATATTAAAGATGAAAAAGATGCGGAAGACCGTTTTTTTGCCGTATATGAAAGGCGGATAAAAATTTATCGAGAGCTGGCTTCATTTTCCATAAATCCGAAAAATCTTTCCCCGGAAAAAACAGCGGAGACAATAATTTCATTTTTGTAA
- the queA gene encoding tRNA preQ1(34) S-adenosylmethionine ribosyltransferase-isomerase QueA, which yields MLTKEFNFDLPEELIAQSPSEKRGGDRLLILDKQSGKLEDRLFTELPDLLPKNALMIFNNSKVRHARIYAKSKTNAVCEFLMINPMKGSDGSLWQVMAKKAKRQKPGKTFLFEDGTEAEIIESEISLESEFRCMKFNRIIDDEWLDKYGHMPLPPYIHRKDTEEDADRYQTVYAEIYGSIAAPTAGLHFTREVLSKIRDKGIEIEYVTLHVGLGTFLPVRAERIEDHKMHTEHFFISEETAQAVEKAKKEGRPIIAVGTTSVRTLESAWDEKRNKLKRGHQATDIFIYPSYKFKLIDKLFTNFHTPESSLVMLVSALAGKENIFNAYRHAVEERYKFFSYGDAMLIL from the coding sequence ATGCTTACAAAAGAATTTAACTTTGACTTACCGGAAGAGCTCATAGCTCAATCGCCTTCAGAAAAAAGAGGCGGAGACAGGCTTTTAATTTTAGACAAACAAAGCGGGAAACTTGAAGACCGCCTTTTTACGGAGCTGCCAGATCTTCTCCCCAAAAATGCCCTGATGATTTTTAATAATTCGAAGGTGCGCCATGCCCGCATTTATGCAAAAAGCAAAACAAATGCAGTGTGCGAATTTTTAATGATTAATCCCATGAAGGGCTCGGACGGTTCTCTTTGGCAGGTAATGGCAAAAAAAGCAAAACGTCAAAAACCCGGAAAAACCTTTTTGTTTGAAGACGGAACTGAAGCCGAAATCATCGAGTCCGAGATATCTCTCGAAAGCGAATTCCGCTGTATGAAATTTAACAGAATCATCGATGACGAGTGGCTCGATAAATACGGCCACATGCCGCTTCCGCCCTACATTCACCGAAAGGACACCGAAGAAGATGCCGACCGCTACCAAACCGTCTATGCCGAAATATACGGCTCGATTGCAGCGCCCACTGCCGGCCTTCACTTTACCCGGGAGGTGCTTTCAAAAATACGAGATAAAGGAATCGAGATTGAATATGTAACCCTCCATGTCGGGCTCGGCACCTTTCTTCCGGTCAGGGCAGAAAGAATAGAAGACCATAAGATGCACACCGAGCATTTTTTTATTTCGGAAGAAACGGCACAAGCTGTTGAAAAAGCAAAAAAGGAAGGAAGGCCCATCATAGCCGTCGGAACGACCAGCGTGCGCACCCTCGAATCCGCATGGGATGAAAAAAGAAACAAACTAAAAAGAGGGCATCAGGCTACCGATATTTTTATTTACCCCTCGTATAAGTTTAAACTGATAGACAAGCTTTTTACGAATTTTCACACCCCCGAATCGAGCCTCGTAATGCTGGTCTCAGCCCTCGCCGGAAAGGAAAATATTTTTAATGCCTACCGCCACGCCGTCGAAGAAAGATATAAATTCTTTTCGTATGGGGATGCGATGCTGATTTTGTAG
- a CDS encoding ABC transporter ATP-binding protein, translating into MQSLKKIISMYNLKKHIYSCAFISLIFSLVSLISLIYPKLYGTFISNLENNTNPSKVLFTYIGVICFSLIFEYLVGWVFGKVHMRFDSALRYGLYSSLSKHSEKTIKTHGQGYYENIMDASVGSILSLFVPSVMNKLMGVVRYIFILVILFTYSYIFGLLGLAALALYTCAYFINRKFYSPMFLKTMKSYASLHSKMIEALSMTTLFRSFPLFKIEKDERIKNTINHVNDSVRKTDLFSDTVYRLVPVYVLPLLSVALMAVSAKMYFAGSLSLSLLVTVIAYFSQLTSVLGDLDSVSQAYFGACESTDEILSLMEEEDIKEKLMIEDKSQDFFFDISGLNLEIDKERSLFIDRLNFGLNKKYALLGVSGPGKSSLLNILLGRDKMTGNVFVFNKNTNPYDYKLSDKILYISQDSYILNADIIQNIELGCHNKDLAEKIIDLLQLGSLKGRDLGIDGKHISGGEKRLINIARIFFHAERYDYLIFDEIFTSIDVLTKRRIFPLLKNLIKNKACIIVSHDIEEIEFFCDHVVSIETDGKIFSGTYEEAKMNKSFLNKILA; encoded by the coding sequence ATGCAAAGTTTAAAAAAAATAATTTCGATGTACAATTTAAAAAAACATATTTATTCTTGTGCTTTTATATCGCTTATCTTTTCGCTTGTGTCGTTGATCTCGCTTATTTACCCTAAACTTTACGGCACCTTTATTTCTAATCTTGAAAATAATACTAATCCTTCAAAAGTGCTTTTTACTTATATAGGAGTAATTTGCTTTTCGCTCATCTTTGAGTACCTTGTCGGTTGGGTATTCGGTAAGGTGCATATGCGCTTTGACTCTGCCCTGCGCTACGGTCTTTATTCTTCACTTTCTAAACATTCCGAAAAAACGATTAAAACTCACGGGCAAGGTTACTATGAAAATATTATGGACGCTTCAGTCGGCTCAATTCTTTCGCTATTTGTGCCTTCCGTAATGAATAAGCTGATGGGCGTTGTGCGCTATATTTTTATTCTTGTAATCCTTTTTACATATTCTTATATCTTCGGCCTTTTAGGTCTTGCGGCTCTTGCCCTTTATACATGTGCTTATTTTATTAACCGAAAATTTTATTCTCCGATGTTTTTAAAAACAATGAAATCTTATGCATCTCTTCATTCAAAAATGATAGAGGCGCTTTCGATGACAACTCTTTTTCGGAGCTTTCCCTTATTTAAAATTGAAAAAGACGAAAGAATAAAAAACACAATAAACCATGTAAATGACAGCGTGCGCAAAACCGATTTATTTTCGGATACCGTTTACCGCCTTGTTCCCGTTTATGTATTGCCTTTATTGTCGGTTGCTCTTATGGCAGTTTCTGCAAAGATGTATTTTGCCGGTTCTTTGTCTTTAAGCCTTTTGGTAACCGTGATCGCATACTTTTCGCAGCTGACTTCGGTCTTAGGAGATCTTGATTCGGTTAGTCAAGCCTACTTTGGAGCCTGTGAAAGTACCGATGAAATTTTAAGTTTGATGGAAGAAGAGGACATAAAAGAAAAACTTATGATAGAAGATAAATCGCAAGATTTTTTCTTTGATATTTCCGGTTTAAATTTAGAGATCGATAAGGAACGGAGCCTTTTTATAGACCGGTTAAATTTCGGCTTGAACAAAAAATATGCTCTGCTCGGTGTTTCCGGTCCCGGTAAGTCGAGCCTTTTAAATATTCTTTTGGGACGGGACAAGATGACAGGAAATGTTTTTGTGTTTAACAAAAATACAAATCCATACGATTATAAATTATCCGATAAAATTCTTTATATCTCCCAAGACTCCTATATTCTAAATGCCGATATAATTCAAAATATCGAGCTGGGCTGCCATAACAAAGACCTTGCAGAAAAAATAATTGATCTTTTACAGCTCGGTTCTTTAAAAGGAAGAGATTTAGGTATAGACGGGAAACACATTTCAGGCGGAGAAAAGAGGCTGATAAATATTGCCCGTATATTTTTCCATGCAGAAAGATACGATTACCTAATCTTCGACGAAATTTTTACTTCGATAGATGTACTCACAAAAAGGAGAATATTTCCGCTTTTAAAAAATTTAATCAAAAACAAAGCTTGCATAATAGTTTCACACGATATAGAAGAAATAGAATTCTTTTGTGATCATGTAGTTTCTATTGAAACCGACGGCAAAATCTTTTCCGGCACTTATGAAGAAGCAAAGATGAATAAAAGCTTTTTAAATAAGATATTGGCTTAA
- a CDS encoding ATP-binding protein, whose amino-acid sequence MKKKLVKRHIIKKLKQLAASFPIVALTGCRQCGKSTLLKYLFPDWKYISLEDLDIRQLAQKDPRYFLSLYPEKAIFDEVQRVPDLFSYIQTHTDSLGKTGIYILSGSQNFLLMHSISQTLAGRCAVLNIATFSIQELKEAGLLIEDIDECLFTGFYPRIYDQKPQPQDFYRSYIKTYIERDVRDLKNINDLSSFHKFIRLCAGRTGQILNLTELSNEAGISVITARSWLSVFETSGLIFFLKPYSKNYGKRLVKSPKLYFYDTGLVCSLLGIENAEQVGTHYLRGGIFENLIISTYYKNEFFKGRESEAFYWRNSNGLEIDLILETISNGKPLLKIYEIKSSATMNEKFFSSIKKFCSISGSEIKNSNVVYAGDISLPATDEHGAYISWKDW is encoded by the coding sequence ATGAAAAAAAAGCTTGTCAAAAGGCATATTATAAAAAAATTAAAGCAATTAGCAGCCTCTTTTCCGATAGTTGCATTAACAGGCTGCCGGCAATGCGGAAAATCGACCCTTCTAAAATACCTTTTCCCTGATTGGAAGTATATTTCGCTTGAGGATTTGGATATAAGGCAGTTAGCCCAAAAAGACCCGCGGTATTTTTTAAGCCTTTACCCGGAAAAAGCTATTTTTGATGAGGTGCAGCGTGTTCCCGATTTATTTTCGTATATTCAAACTCATACGGACTCACTCGGTAAAACCGGCATTTATATCCTCTCTGGTTCGCAAAATTTTTTACTTATGCACTCGATATCCCAAACTCTGGCAGGAAGATGTGCAGTTTTAAACATAGCAACCTTTTCAATACAAGAATTAAAAGAAGCCGGCCTTTTAATAGAAGATATAGACGAATGTTTATTTACCGGTTTTTACCCTCGTATTTACGACCAAAAACCTCAGCCGCAAGATTTTTACCGTTCTTATATTAAAACCTACATTGAGAGGGATGTAAGAGATTTAAAAAACATAAACGATTTATCTTCTTTTCATAAATTTATCCGCCTTTGTGCAGGAAGAACCGGACAAATATTGAACCTTACAGAGCTTTCAAATGAGGCAGGGATCTCCGTCATAACTGCCCGTTCTTGGCTTTCCGTGTTTGAAACGAGCGGTCTGATTTTTTTCTTAAAGCCATACTCAAAAAATTACGGAAAAAGACTCGTGAAATCTCCCAAGCTTTATTTTTATGATACGGGCTTGGTTTGTTCCCTATTGGGAATAGAAAATGCAGAACAAGTAGGTACGCACTACTTACGGGGAGGAATTTTTGAAAACCTCATTATAAGCACTTATTACAAAAATGAATTTTTTAAAGGAAGAGAAAGCGAAGCTTTTTATTGGCGCAATTCCAACGGTCTTGAGATCGACTTAATATTAGAAACAATCTCAAATGGAAAACCGCTTCTTAAAATATACGAAATAAAATCTTCTGCCACAATGAACGAAAAATTCTTTTCCTCCATAAAGAAATTTTGCTCTATAAGCGGTAGCGAAATAAAAAACTCAAATGTAGTTTACGCAGGAGATATTTCCCTTCCGGCAACTGACGAGCACGGTGCTTATATTTCATGGAAGGATTGGTAG
- a CDS encoding ATP-binding protein, whose amino-acid sequence MDFSRKLPIGVQSFKVIRNDNFLYADKTELVYKLASSGRVYFLSRPRRFGKSLLLSTLEAYFLGQKELFKGLAIEKLEEAEKEKREIWQEYPVFHLDFNVGKYSGIEDLNERINFLLKNIEKQYGIMHENTAAFGLRFEAAIKTAYEKTGKQVVVLVDEYDKPLLQTMSVNEKLNEEYRAVLKAFYSVLKSSDQYIRFAFLTGVTKFSKVSIFSDLNNLRDISMEEDFGCICGITQEELEKTFQPEIKILQEREACSYEDILLMLKQRYDGYLFNQNSINVYNPFSLLNAFAKKELGNYWFETGTPTFLVNYLKNYSYNIPDLDGNVEMDASGLSDYRAESGSVIPILFQAGYLTIKSYDKLVRLYKLGFPNDEVRYGFLYNLFPSYCNVVYAEGPFCIAQFYRDIIAGRVEDFMQRLKSIMASLPYSNVKKDSNENLALREYNYQICIYLVFALMGQFVEVEIPSSKGRTDCVVKTGTAIYIFEFKLKEDAKTALNQIKEKNYAERFKADNKQIVLIGVSFDPEEKTVGEWIKEEI is encoded by the coding sequence ATGGATTTTAGTAGAAAACTGCCTATAGGCGTACAAAGTTTTAAGGTAATACGTAATGATAATTTTCTCTATGCAGATAAAACGGAACTTGTGTATAAGTTAGCTTCATCAGGACGTGTTTATTTTTTAAGCAGACCGCGCCGATTCGGTAAGAGTCTCCTTCTTTCAACACTAGAGGCATACTTTTTAGGGCAAAAAGAATTATTCAAAGGTTTAGCCATCGAGAAATTGGAAGAAGCCGAAAAAGAAAAAAGGGAAATCTGGCAGGAATACCCCGTTTTTCATTTGGATTTTAATGTCGGGAAGTATAGCGGTATTGAAGATCTCAATGAAAGGATTAATTTTTTGCTTAAAAATATAGAAAAGCAATACGGCATAATGCATGAAAACACTGCGGCTTTCGGTCTAAGATTTGAAGCAGCAATAAAAACCGCTTACGAAAAAACCGGCAAACAGGTTGTCGTCTTGGTGGATGAATACGATAAACCCCTCCTCCAAACAATGAGTGTAAATGAAAAATTAAATGAAGAATACAGAGCCGTGTTAAAGGCTTTTTATTCCGTATTAAAGAGTTCCGACCAATATATCCGTTTTGCATTTTTAACCGGAGTTACAAAATTCAGCAAGGTAAGTATTTTCAGCGATTTAAACAATCTCCGTGATATAAGCATGGAAGAAGACTTCGGCTGTATTTGCGGGATTACTCAAGAAGAACTTGAAAAAACCTTTCAACCTGAAATTAAAATTCTACAGGAAAGAGAAGCTTGCAGCTATGAAGATATCTTACTAATGCTAAAGCAAAGATATGACGGCTATCTTTTTAATCAAAACAGTATAAATGTATATAATCCCTTTAGTTTGCTGAATGCCTTTGCAAAAAAAGAACTGGGTAATTACTGGTTTGAAACCGGAACTCCCACCTTCTTGGTAAACTATTTAAAAAACTATTCATACAATATCCCCGACCTTGACGGAAATGTAGAAATGGATGCATCAGGTCTATCCGACTACAGGGCAGAATCAGGCTCGGTAATACCTATCTTGTTTCAAGCAGGATACCTAACGATAAAGAGTTATGATAAATTGGTACGGCTTTATAAATTGGGCTTCCCGAACGATGAGGTACGCTACGGATTTTTATATAATCTTTTCCCAAGTTATTGTAATGTAGTATATGCAGAAGGGCCTTTTTGTATAGCCCAATTTTATAGGGATATTATTGCAGGACGGGTAGAAGATTTTATGCAGAGGTTAAAGTCGATAATGGCAAGTCTTCCATATAGCAATGTAAAAAAAGACAGTAACGAAAACCTTGCTTTAAGGGAGTATAACTATCAGATCTGTATTTATCTTGTCTTTGCCCTGATGGGACAATTTGTCGAGGTGGAAATACCTTCATCAAAGGGGAGAACTGATTGTGTTGTAAAAACCGGCACGGCAATTTATATCTTTGAGTTTAAACTAAAAGAAGATGCAAAAACCGCTTTAAATCAAATAAAAGAGAAAAACTATGCCGAAAGGTTCAAGGCTGATAATAAGCAGATAGTGCTTATAGGTGTCAGTTTTGATCCTGAAGAAAAAACCGTCGGGGAATGGATTAAGGAAGAAATTTAA
- a CDS encoding leucine-rich repeat domain-containing protein, translating to MKSIILPNSIVRINNDAFRNSSLTKIILSSSLKYIGNKAFCDSPLETIILPDGLEYIGEYAFYNTAIARLIIPDSVKKIDWWAFGNCEKLEYIRLSKFLDQIPSRFCENCINLKDIENIGFCPIQSTAFVGCRKLPIKIRKKLIDAGYSNNF from the coding sequence ATAAAATCTATAATATTACCTAATTCAATTGTTAGAATTAATAATGATGCTTTTAGAAATTCGTCTCTTACCAAAATAATACTATCAAGTTCTCTAAAATATATTGGTAATAAAGCTTTTTGTGATAGTCCATTAGAAACTATTATTTTACCTGATGGTTTAGAATATATCGGTGAATACGCTTTTTATAATACAGCTATTGCAAGGCTGATTATTCCTGATTCTGTAAAAAAAATTGATTGGTGGGCTTTTGGTAATTGTGAAAAATTAGAGTATATTAGATTATCTAAATTTTTGGATCAAATTCCATCTAGATTTTGCGAAAATTGTATAAATTTAAAGGATATAGAAAATATAGGTTTCTGTCCAATACAATCGACAGCTTTTGTAGGGTGTAGGAAACTTCCTATTAAAATTAGAAAAAAATTGATTGATGCAGGTTATAGCAATAACTTTTGA
- a CDS encoding ankyrin repeat domain-containing protein — protein sequence MNVAIFYDEKKKDAAMAIKNIIISHECDVTLYNEDEIWKDENLNTPRHIMKNITHVLFIYSKNPAAYLGFMFFSGYATGLNLPVLVLEENEKLELPKNFLRSFVMLTIKSFDAYFEVEKRRFNENLLKEQARTKLLESGYSLFIPNYVRAVKNNEKEIVGLFIDAGFDPSQKDSLGTPVLSLAVRNKCLETLELLLEKGAAINLCAEDRNYSALMDAAQIGYGEAVQALLEKKADTNIQSKDGQTALILSVGRREADIVEMLVKHGADCNIKDGLGMSALGYAKLFGDKKILSLFGEQTN from the coding sequence ATGAATGTCGCTATTTTCTATGATGAAAAGAAAAAAGACGCAGCGATGGCCATCAAAAATATAATCATATCCCACGAATGCGATGTAACCTTATACAATGAAGATGAGATATGGAAAGATGAAAACTTAAACACGCCGCGCCATATTATGAAAAACATTACGCATGTTCTCTTTATTTACAGTAAAAATCCGGCTGCCTATTTGGGCTTTATGTTTTTTTCGGGCTATGCTACAGGTTTAAACCTTCCGGTTCTTGTACTGGAAGAAAACGAAAAACTTGAACTGCCTAAAAACTTTTTGCGTTCTTTCGTTATGCTGACAATTAAATCATTTGATGCCTATTTTGAGGTAGAAAAAAGGCGCTTTAACGAAAACCTGCTCAAAGAGCAAGCCCGTACAAAATTATTGGAAAGCGGTTACTCCCTATTTATTCCGAATTATGTGCGCGCAGTTAAAAACAACGAGAAAGAAATCGTCGGTCTTTTTATAGATGCAGGTTTTGACCCTTCACAAAAGGATTCCCTCGGAACGCCGGTTCTGTCTCTTGCAGTAAGAAATAAATGTTTAGAAACGCTTGAGCTCCTCCTCGAAAAAGGTGCCGCTATCAACCTTTGTGCGGAAGACAGAAACTACTCGGCCTTGATGGATGCGGCTCAAATCGGATACGGAGAGGCGGTACAAGCCCTTCTCGAAAAAAAAGCCGATACCAACATTCAAAGCAAGGACGGACAAACAGCCCTAATTCTTTCGGTAGGCCGCCGTGAAGCCGATATCGTGGAAATGCTTGTAAAGCACGGAGCCGACTGTAATATAAAAGACGGCCTAGGTATGTCCGCCTTGGGATATGCAAAACTTTTCGGGGATAAGAAAATCTTATCCTTGTTCGGCGAACAAACAAACTAA
- a CDS encoding helix-turn-helix domain-containing protein, translated as MRRIRKEKHITQENLAELCDTNTAYIGQIETHKRFPSINFIEKIASALEVEADELFKNHKKDKLSPSLKQELHDELIKEFDKFLSKTLEIF; from the coding sequence TTGAGAAGAATTAGAAAAGAAAAGCACATTACTCAGGAAAACCTCGCAGAATTATGTGATACTAATACAGCCTACATCGGACAAATAGAAACTCATAAAAGATTTCCCTCTATAAATTTTATAGAAAAAATAGCTTCTGCCTTGGAAGTAGAAGCTGATGAATTATTTAAGAACCATAAAAAAGATAAATTATCTCCTTCCCTTAAACAAGAATTACATGATGAACTTATAAAAGAATTTGACAAATTTCTTTCCAAAACCTTGGAAATATTTTAA